In one Oryza glaberrima chromosome 2, OglaRS2, whole genome shotgun sequence genomic region, the following are encoded:
- the LOC127761658 gene encoding U-box domain-containing protein 33-like isoform X2 has protein sequence MGAASDKAYSRKMRAPRSKKARKVQLKASPSCKIWFVCKGNLICTREVNEGLNRTGSSTTSTSPRSSTSDYSRSRSSPRVHSLSSEQFGMQDPAEPTTSSVDQTPIREDNAMDRGTEGFNHEAVAVASSSTVPVSENVEAVQRSAAAVVQSLQEIEEDSPTPSGHGSEDAGDVSDAYDKFKDAVIEAENLRHEAYEETRRRQKVERDLADATRIANEAESSQQREARHRKEVEERLARERAAMEQDRRELDDILEQTREVDARAAELELQITSSERMMRDLEAKLSESYDLLHQLRRERRRDDVPAEAMAGSEAGDQRLTFLRLGLPELEEATNHFDESVRIGGGDGSRGSVYRGDLRSMAVAVKMIGRDVAVDEVGFCREVEAVGRARHPNLVTLVGACPEARAVVHEFVPGGSLEDRLAGAAPALPWHELCGVAHRACSALAFLHSTQPRATVHGDVRPANILLGEECCSSKLAGLGMRRLVRSSGGVALSRPAVGYVDPRHLATGEMTPERDVYALGVVLLRLVTGKPPLMAKQEAREAAGGSKAWHEVFDASSGGWPLEVAREVALVGLKCCDVEEEPAGARRPGELLEEACGVLEAAMSAAPGRSWSSVSSSSDGGEGGAPSYFVCPILKEVMRDPQIAGDGFSYEAEAIREWLRSGRDTSPMTNLKLPRRELVPNHPLRDAIHHWRLRRAMRTNFTTGLDSYYY, from the exons GGAGGTGAACGAAGGACTCAATAGAACAGGATCATCGACAACTAGCACAAGTCCGAGGTCGAGCACTTCTGATTACTCGAGGTCGAGATCCTCGCCACGAGTGCACAGCCTAAGCAGCGAGCAATTCGGTATGCAGGATCCAGCCGAACCGACGACATCATCAGTTGATCAGACTCCTATCAGGGAGGACAATGCCATGGACCGTGGCACTGAGGGTTTTAATCATGAAGCAGTTGCTGTTGCTAGTTCATCAACAGTCCCAGTGTCTGAAAATGTAGAGGCTGTACAGAGAtcagctgctgctgttgtgcAGTCTCTGCAAGAAATTGAAGAGGACTCACCAACTCCTTCAGGGCATGGTTCG GAGGATGCTGGTGATGTGAGCGATGCGTACGACAAGTTCAAGGATGCTGTGATAGAAGCCGAGAACCTCAGGCATGAGGCATACGAGGAGACTCGCCGGCGTCAAAAGGTCGAGCGCGACCTCGCCGACGCGACAAGAATT GCGAACGAAGCGGAGAGCTCGCAGCAGAGGGAGGCGAGGCATCggaaggaggtggaggagaggctGGCGAGGGAGCGCGCGGCCATGGAGCAGGACAGGCGAGAGCTCGACGACATACTCGAGCAGACACGCGAGGTGGacgcccgcgccgccgagctcgagctccagATCACGAGCTCCGAGCGGATGATGAGAGACCTCGAGGCCAAGCTGTCGGAATCGTACGACCTCCTCCACCAGCTCCGGCGAGAGCGCCGGCGCGACGATGTGCCGGCGGAAGCAATGGCGGGAAGCGAGGCTGGTGACCAGAGACTGACCTTCTTGCGGCTCGGCTtgccggagctggaggaggcgaccAACCATTTCGACGAATCTGTCAGGatcggaggcggcgacggcagccgtGGCAGCGTGTACAGGGGCGACCTGCGCAGCATGGCGGTCGCCGTCAAGATGATCGGCCGtgacgtcgccgtcgacgaggtcGGTTTCTGCCGCGAGGTGGAAGCCGTCGGCAGGGCGAGGCACCCGAACCTCGTCACGCTCGTGGGCGCGTGCCCGGAGGCCCGCGCCGTGGTGCACGAGTTCGTGCCGGGCGGGAGCTTGGAggaccgcctcgccggcgccgcgccggcgctgcCGTGGCACGAGCTGTGCGGCGTCGCGCACCGGGCATGCTCCGCGCTGGCGTTCCTCCACTCGACGCAGCCACGGGCGACGGTGCACGGCGACGTCCGGCCGGCGAACATCCTCCTGGGCGAGGAGTGCTGCTCGAGCAAGCTTGCCGGCCTCGGCATGCGCAGGCTGGTGCGGAGCtccggcggcgtggcgctgTCAAGGCCGGCGGTGGGCTACGTGGACCCGCGGCACCTGGCGACGGGGGAGATGACCCCGGAACGCGACGTGTACGCGCTGGGCGTGGTCCTCCTCCGGCTCGTCACCGGGAAGCCGCCGTTGATGGCGAAGCAGGAGGCGCGGGAGGCCGCGGGCGGCAGCAAGGCGTGGCACGAGGTGTTCGACGCGAGCTCTGGAGGCTGGCCGTTGGAGGTCGCCAGGGAGGTGGCGCTCGTCGGGCTGAAATGCTGCGACGTGGAGGAGGAGCCAGCGGGAGCTCGCCGTCCCGGCGAACTTCTGGAGGAGGCATGCGGCGTGCTGGAGGCGGCGATGAGCGCGGCGCCGGGGAGGTCATGGTCgtcggtgtcgtcgtcgtcggacggcggcgagggcggggcgCCGTCCTACTTCGTGTGCCCGATCTTGAAGGAGGTGATGCGGGACCCGCAGATCGCCGGAGACGGGTTCTCGTACGAGGCGGAGGCGATCAGGGAGTGGCTGCGCAGCGGGCGCGACACGTCGCCGATGACGAACCTGAAGCTGCCCCGCCGCGAGCTCGTCCCCAACCATCCCCTCCGCGACGCCATCCACCACtggcgcctccgccgcgccatgCGAACCAACTTTACTACTGGATTAGatagctactactactag